The stretch of DNA ATGTTGATGACGAAACTTTAAGGAATGCCTTCAAAGACTTCCCATCCTACTTGAGTGGTCATGTTATGTGGGACATGCAAACTGGTAGTTCAAGAGGTTACGGTTTTGTTTCCTTTACTTCTCAAGATGATGCACAAAATGCCATGGACAGCATGCAAGGTCAAGATTTGAATGGTAGACCGCTAAGAATCAACTGGGCTGCTAAGCGtgataacaataacaataataattatCAACAGCGTCGTAACTACGGTAACAACAACCGTGGTGGTTTCCGTCAATATAACagtaacaacaataacaacatGAATATGGGGATGAATATGAACATGAATATGAATATGAACAACAGCAGGGGCATGCCACCAAGTTCAATGGGAATGCCAATTGGCGCCATGCCATTACCATCTCAAGGCCAACCCCAACAATCCCAGACCATTGGTTTACCTCCTCAAGTAAATCCTCAAGCTGTTGACCACATCATTAGAAGTGCCCCACCAAGAGTTACTACTGCCTATATCGGTAATATTCCGCACTTTGCCACTGAAGCTGATTTAATTCCGTTGTTCCAGAACTTCGGTTTTATTTTAGATTTCAAGCACTATCCAGAAAAGGGCTGTTGCTTCATAAAGTATGACACTCATGAACAGGCCGCTGTTTGTATTGTTGCCTTGGCAAACTTCCCATTTCAAGGCAGAAACTTGAGAACCGGTTGGGGTAAGGAAAGATCAAATTTTATGccacagcagcagcaacaggGCGGTCAGCCACTTATAATGAATGACCAACAACAACCGGTTATGTCTgagcaacaacagcaacagcagcaacagcagcaacaacaataaatattatgaagaaaagtggaatgaaacaaaaagaaagaataaagagAGGCAACCTACAAATCCCaagataaaataaaaaaagaacgaCAAGAATCCATTCATTATATTATactatttttaaaaaaaaaattactacGAAAAAGggagagaaaaagaagaagaaactcaATTTACTATTGCtcgaaaaataaaagggCCTATAAACTTActctatttttttagtttttctgTGTCTTATTTCCTTCCTTCGTCACTGTTTAATTTTTAATactattattttcctttaaaaTGTGAAAGTCATTGCTAATAGtgtgataaaaataaagaacgTATTTTCTGAAGgctttctttattatatttcctttttcctttcttaccctattttttttaaacatCCATCCCACTGTATTTTGTCGAGtccatatatataatttttgtttttattttttacaaCTTTTGTTaagtatataaaaatgCTACCTAGCGTTATGGAGACATGTCAGTCTTGAGTCCAGGCACATAAAGGCAACAGCCACTACCACTGCGCACCCGTGACGCTGCTCCAACGTTCTCATTAAGTACGGAACTGTGTTTCGAACAAAAGAATGGCTGTTAAgaccaaaaaaaaggcagCTTAACAGGAACCCGGCTGGTTCCACAGgacttttctttctttagGGAAAGGTTGTGAAAATGACAACCAAAAAGTCGCGACgccaaatatcaaaaaccTAGATGATATTACTTCGTCTGCCAAACACCTCCTTTCCCTCTATCCAGcccttattttttttccaagagCTTCATATGCACGCCCGAATCATTTCGAATCGCGTACGTGGCAGGTTGTGGCTGGCATCTTTCCCAAAAGGAAACGGACCAATACCACGCATCCCCGAGCTCTTGGTCTTTCTTTATCTTGCATAGcccaaaaaataaaatgggGCGGGAAAAAGGGGGCATATCAGAGCATCGGGAACTTCTTTCAATGCAATATATATGGCacatataaaaaattctgGCTTCATTATGTTAGGTGCAGAGATTCCGTTTAGACCAATTGAACGGTAACCAGAAGGTAATCTTAAATatacaaacaaaaaacaagGTCCATAATGACAAAGAATTTCATCGtcactttgaaaaagaacacTCCAGATGTGGAAGCTAAGAAGTTCTTGGATTCAGTTCATCACGCAGGTGGCTCTATTGTACACGAATTCGACATCATTAAAGGGTACACCATCAAGGTACCAGATGTTCTCCACTTGAACAAGTTGAAGGAAAAGCACAATGATGTCATCGAGAACGTCgaagaagacaaagaagTTCATACAAATTGATTCCTGAGATAAACGCAAACACTTTTTTACTCGGAAATTTTCTCTCCCCGATTGTAAATTTATTTCTCGTCTACTATAATAATTCACCAAAAAACAGCAGAGCACGtcctatatatatatatatatatatatatatatatacatatatatatacgaATATATTTATGACAGTCTAAATCGTTGCTCCTGTTCAATTTTAACGCTCTTTTATAACTGCTGTGGCGCCATTTCTTTGGCATCTAAGATGTGTCTCGggactttctttttctggtCATCTTGCTTTCCTTGCCTTGTCATTAACAGAGCTAAACTGTGTTGAGGAAGTGgtcttttaaattttcaaggTCGCGGCCCGTGCATTGCGCGGCTGGATGTCTTTTAGGGGAGCGATGCGCTTGCACAAAAGAATAGCCTTGATTTCCGCTATTAATGGGTATATTCTTCTAACAATTTGAGTTTTTTCTCCacttgtttctttcttctttctcttttccatTCACATTTTGCTTTACTTTTCTGgataatatatatgtgcatatatatatatccatttaaatatatatatatatatatcttttGTCCTCCTCTCCAGTTACTTTTGCGCCAGAaattccttcttcttttcaatcTAATAGAGAAGGGTAGATAGTGTGGTGCAAAAAAAGAGCCTTTTaaaccaaaaataaataaaaaaaaggaatcaCAAAATGTCAGATTCACAACAATCAATCACCGTTCTAGAAGAGCTTTTCCGAAAGTTGGAAACTGCTACTTCAGAAACAAGAGAGGGTATTTCTTCGGAGCTTTCCTCATTTTTAAACGGGAACATCATCGAGCATGACGTTCCcgaagttttttttgatgaatttcaaaaagctATCCAGAGTAAACAAAAGGCGCTCAACACGCTGGGTGCGGTGGCTTACATAGCAAATGAAACTAATCTATCACCTTCTGTTGAACCGTACATAGTTGCGACGGTCCCTTCTGTATGCAGTAAAGCTGGTAGTAAAGATAATGATGTTCAACTTGCGGCAACAAAGGCCCTCAAAGCCATCGCTAGTGCTGTTAACCCGGTTGCCGTTAAAGCACTCTTACCTCATTTGATTCATTCGCTGGAAACTAGCAACAAGTGGAAAGAGAAGGTTGCTGTTCTCGAAGTAATCTCTGTATTGGTAGATGCCGCTAAAGAACAGATTGCCTTAAGAATGCCGGAACTAATTCCCGTTCTTTCGGAATCCATGTGGGACACTAAGAAAGGAGTTAAGGAGGCGGCAACGACAACCATCACAAAGGCAACTGAAACTGTTGATAATAAGGATATTGAGAGATTTATTCCAAAATTAATCGAATGTATTGCAAATCCAAATGAGGTGCCTGAAACCGTTCATCTCTTGGGTGCAACTACTTTTGTAGCCGAAGTAACTCCAGCGACTTTGTCTATTATGGTTCCTTTATTGAGCAGAGGTTTAGCCGAGAGAGAAACCTCTATAAAACGTAAAGCTGCGGTTATTATCGATAATATGTGTAAATTGGTTGAAGACCCGCAAGTTGTTGCTCCATTCTTAGGTAAACTACTACCAGGGCTAAAGAACAATTTTGCTACTATTGCTGATCCTGAAGCGCGTGAAGTTACATTAAAAGCTTTAAAAACCCTGAGACGTGTGGGTAATGTCGGGGAAGATGATGTGTTACCAGAAATATCGCATGCTGGTGATGTTTCCACAACACTGGGCGTCATCAAGGAATTACTGGAACCTGAAAAAGTGGCCCCAAGGTTCACCATTGTGGTTGAGTACATAGCCGCGATTGCCGCAAATCTAATTGATGAAAGGATCATTGATCAGCAAACGTGGTTTACACATGTTACACCTTATATGACTATATTTTTACATGAGAAAACTGCAAAGGAAATACTAGACGATTTCAGGAAAAGGGCAGTAGATAATATTCCAGTTGGACCGAATTTCCAAGACGAAGAGGATGAGGGTGAAGATTTGTGTAATTGTGAATTTTCCTTGGCATATGGTGCCAAAATATTACTAAACAAGACTCAATTGAGGTTGAAGCGAGGTAGGAGATATGGTCTATGTGGTCCTAATGGTGCCGGAAAATCCACTCTAATGCGATCCATTGCTAATGGCCAAGTTGACGGGTTCCCCACTCAGGATGAATGTCGCACTGTTTATGTGGAACACGATATCGATAATACACATTCGGACATGTCCGTTTTAGATTTTGTATATTCCGGCAATGTAGGAACTAAGGATGTTATTACCTCGAAATTAAAGGAGTTTGGGTTCAGCGATGAAATGATAGAAATGCCAATTGCATCCCTATCTGGAGgttggaaaatgaaattagCTTTGGCGAGGGCTGTTCTGAAGGACGCTGACATTCTACTATTGGATGAACCAACAAATCATCTAGACACTGTTAATGTGGAGTGGCTGGTAAATTATTTGAATACTTGCGGAATTACATCGGTGATTGTCTCTCATGATTCTGGTTTTCTGGATAAGGTTTGTCAATACATCATACATTATGAGGGTCTTAAATTAAGAAAGTACAAGGGTAATTTATCAgaatttgttcaaaaatgtCCTACGGCACAATCATACTATGAATTAGGTGCCTCTGACCTTGAATTTCAATTCCCAACTCCTGGTTATCTAGAAGGTGTCAAAACGAAGCAAAAGGCAATTGTTAAAGTAAGTAATATGACTTTTCAATATCCAGGGACAACTAAACCACAAGTCTCAGATGTTACTTTCCAGTGTTCTCTATCCTCAAGGATTGCAGTTATCGGACCTAATGGGGCTGGTAAGTCCACTTTAATTAATGTTCTTACTGGTGAACTGTTACCAACCAGCGGTGAAGTATATACACACGAGAATTGTCGTATAGCGTATATTAAGCAGCACGCTTTTGCACACATTGAATCGCACTTAGACAAAACTCCATCCGAATACATTCAATGGAGGTTCCAAACTGGTGAGGATAGGGAAACAATGGATAGAGCAAATAGGcaaataaatgaaaatgacgCAGAGGCCatgaataaaatatttaaaattGAAGGGACCCCAAGAAGGGTTGCAGGAATCCATTCAAGAAGGAAATTTAAAAACACGTATGAGTACGAATGTTCGTTTTTGTTAGGTGAGAACATTGGTATGAAATCTGAAAGATGGGTTCCAATGATGTCTGTCGACAATGCTTGGCTACCAAGGGGCGAATTGATTGAATCCCATTCTAAAATGGTTGCTGAAATTGATATGAAGGAAGCTTTGGCTTCTGGTCAATTCAGGGCtttaacaagaaaagagatTGAATTACATTGCGCCATGTTGGGGTTGGATTCAGAATTAGTCTCACATTCAAGAATTAGAGGTTTATCGGGTGGGCAAAAGGTTAAATTGGTACTCGCTGCCTGCACGTGGCAAAGACCCCATTTGATTGTTTTAGATGAACCTACGAATTACTTGGACAGAGATTCATTGGGTGCTCTTTCAAAAGCATTAAAAGCTTTTGAAGGTGGtgtcattattattacgCATTCGGCAGAATTTACTAAGAATCTGACTGACGAAGTTTGGGCGGTTAAGGATGGGAAAATGACACCCTCTGGCCATAATTGGGTTGCAGGACAAGGTGCTGGCCCaagaattgagaaaaaagaagaagagggTGATAAATTTGATGCTATGGGTAACAAGATTAATAGtgggaagaaaaaaagcaaactcTCTTCTGCAgaattgagaaagaaaaagaaggagagaatgaagaagaaaaaagagatgGGTGATGAATACGTTTCTTCTGATGAAGATTTTTAATTTGAAGTCGAGTACATCTCTTTCAGTGAGTAActtatatatttttgaagttaaCATccttattctttttttatatttttattttttttatgtttattttctattacTGATTTTCACAAagaaaggtaaaaaaaaacatactTCAGCGGCTATACAACCATATTTAAGTAAATGCACTCAGAGAAAGTATACAAGTAAAAAACCTAAGTAAAGACATAAATATCCCAAAATAATGCAAAAACTCCTCTTTGTCTTTTCTGTGTTATTGACAGTAGTACTAGCAACAGCACCATTTCAGGTACAATGTCCTAGCTCTCCACTTATTAGGGAGGCCAAAGTAAGTTAAACTCTTTGCCACTTTAACAAATATGGGCCAAAACTAACCGAATATACCAAAACTTCGTATTCCTTTGTTTATTAGCATGAACTCTGTCCAGAAGAAACCTTGtatctgaagaaaaaaaaaattaaaacgAAGAATAAACTGATTCAGTTTTTAAAATCCTTGACAGAGGCAAAGTTTAGTTCGAAGTTTTATAAACGCGTGTTGAAAGATCCTCCAAAAATTGGGATTGCTATATCTGGCGGCGGGTACAGATCCATGTTAGTAGGTACCGGATTTATTTCCCAAATGAACGATTATGGcctttttgaatattcGGATTATATTGCTGGATTATCAGGCGGAAGTTGGATCTTGATGGATTTGGTagttcaaaattttgaagtaAAATCCCTGCTACAAGAGTGGGACCTTGAAGAGGATCTTTTATTAGGCATACCGGAATTCGATATTtccgaagaagaaattgttaCCAATGCAAAAAAGGAgtataatgataatgatttgaagatgaagaagcgTCAGGGGGGTTCTCTGATTACAAgctcttcaaatttttatgaACAAATAGAGGAGATCATGAATTCCATAGAAGAAATCCCAGAAGACTATATGATAACGAAGAGAAACTTGAATCCATTAGCAAgactaaaaaaaatattctttcctAACAACACTTTCACTGGAACTGATGCGAAGATTGAAACCTTTAAAAAAGTGCTAGACTTTTACAAAAGTttgcatttgaaaattaaGCCTAAAAAAATGGAGGGTTTCCAAATATCGTTCACCGATTATTGGGGTAAAGCAATCGTTCAAagactaaaaaaaaatttcgaTGACGATCCCAACCATTCCTTTTCGTTTTCGAAGCTTGTAAACTCGtctaaaaaatttaagGAATGCAGTGTGCCGATCCCAATATTCGTTGCAAATTGCAAAAATGGACTTCTTTCAAACGttatatttgaatttaCGCCCTTTGAATTTGGATCTTGGGAAAATATCCTCAGACTTTTCGTCAAGTTGCCCTATTTGGGCTCAAAAATTGTTTCTGGAAAGGCCGAGAAGTGTATTAATAACTTTGATGATCTAGGTTTTATTACTGCGAcgtcttcttcaatattcAACAATGTgctcatcttcatctggAATTTGGCTTCTCAGTCCTCCAGAGAAGCAATGAAAGCTTTGAATATGGTTATGGGAATTTTTGGCCTAGGTAAAGAGGAAATATTTAGTATTTCGAAAGACTCCTCGAGATTAGAGACAGACTATGCCGTATATCAACCCAATCCCTTTTATCTTTATCCTGAAAAAGACAATGTCCTAACTAACAAAAATCATTTATACCTTGTAGACGGCGGAGAAGACGGCGAGAATATTCCACTCAGAACATTGGTGATTCCTGAAAGGGAACTAGATGTAATTTTTGTTCTGGATTCTAGTTCGGATATTGACAACTATCCAAACGGCTCCAAGTTAAAAAGGATATTCGAAAAATTAGATGAAGAGAACGTTCATTACCAATTTCCGAACAATGTAAAAACATTCACTCACCCCATTGTTATAGGATGCAATGCTACCAAAAGAACTGGACATGATTCATTTTTGCCAATTATAATTTATCATGCCAATGCGAATCATGGAAACGCATCTAATACGTCGACATTCAAAATAACTTACAATCAGTCTGAAGTTAGCAGTATGTTACCCACTGGAAGGGGAGTGTTTAGCAATGATTATGACCTTTATTATAAAAATTGCTTAGGCTGTATATTAACCAAAAGAACAATGGACAGGCtcccaagaaaaaagaaattttcgCCATTTTGCTTACAATGCTTTAAAGACTACTGTTACTCATAAGAGAGTAGACTTTTTCTGTGAAATTTAATGAGTTTTTGTTCAccttttttacttttcttctatGCCATATGGTTAAATAAAACATGGTTCAAACGcgattcttttttattatctaTGTCTTTATTATGTAGTCTTCACTATAATAACCGTTAATGAGCGACATAGTTGCATCAGTTTTTAAGGCCAATTTGATTCAGAACCTTTTCAAGTTCTTCACTTTCCATCTTATCCGAAGACGCGATCTGGTGGCATCTAATACTATGCTTCTCGAATATCgtttcatcaatttcaatttcaccATTTTTTAGGTAAACAATATCAGTAATAAAATCTTGCCATTCAAAGTCATCATTCTCTGAATGGACACCCTTAGATTGCCTATAGCCTGCTATTGCCCTACTCATAGAATCTATGATCATTTGAACGTAGTGTAAACCGTCTAAACCAAAAACCTCTCTAtcatatttattatttatgaGCAAAACTTTTTTCGTATTATTAGATTCCAAAATTACTTCAGCAAGATTACCAAGAATAAGGATTGGGAGTAAACTTGTCATTAAAGAACCGATAGAATAAACGACCATGTCAGCTTTTTTCACCTTGGAAATAGCTCTTGGATTTCCCATTGGTTTTATCTCTTCGCCATATGGGTTTATATACAATATCCTATGTACCGGAGCAGGTAGATTCTGTGATTCATCAAGCTTGTCAAAATGCAACTGGGAGTTTTTCAGTTCTGGAAGAATATAGATAGGATTGGCATACTCCTCTTCcgcttcttcttcctcatcgtCGAGgagaattttcaaatggTCGTCATAAGAGCCAAGTAAATGAATAAATTTAGCTGAATGTGCTATGCTATTATCTTTAGGAACAGATTTCGAGGGATGCGATATTTGTGATTGGCCAGTTATCATCTCACCATTCGTCAACAAAGCCGAGATATGATGTGTGTGATTGGTATTTATACATGGAATAACATGAACTAGAGGACTGCACCTTCCTATCCTCATCATTAGTTCAATAGATGCGTCTAGAGAACCTAAAAACAATCTAGCACCagttaagaaaaaatttccaatgGATGCACTCTCAAACTGAAATGGATTCGAgtgtttgatttttttcaagagtTCTGCTTGCATATGGATAATAAAAGAACGACACATTTCCTTAACTTCTATCgaaatatttttccatATGGGATGCGAACCTTCCACTATTTCATTCCATTCTTTCTTAGCTAATAACTTATCATTAGGTAGCCTATGGCCAAACAACTCGACAAGCTGTTCATCTTGAAGTAGTCTCACTATTCTAGATCTGATATCACCAATTGCTGGGCCACCAACTATTCGTAGAATTTCACTTGTGGACCCGCCATTATCTGATATTGGCAATATATACGTCAGCTCATGTCCTTTTAAGATAGAAATATTAGAAAAGCAAGGAGTCAATGAATTTGTGGCAGTCCCACCGGAGCACACAACGACGTTCATCTAGTAAACTATCTCACCACACTCTGCTATTTTGTCCCCTTATTACCTCGAGGGAACAAAAGATTCCGTTTCCTCTCTTTCATAGTCCGCCTAAATAGCTTAAGAAATAAACCCAAACATCACACATTAGCGTTCTTTAGGAAATACGAAACAGGTTAATACAACAGTAGTAACTTTCCACATAATATCTAAGCATTACACGCTGAAAAAAACTCTTTATTGGATATCAACAACCCAACACATTGTACGACATATTCTTTTATCGTTCTACTATGGTACCCTGTTCAAAtctctttttctaaaatgAGCGAAATTTTCGAAAATTATCgcataatttttcatcatcttaaattaaaaaaatacagtGTCCTCTATTGTTTATCTCAACAGAACGCACACATTCTTGAAACTTGCTCACATAACATAAGCTGGAGTGACATAgcatttatatatatacaaggGAAATGGTCAAAGCTGTTATTTTTACCGATTTCGACGGTACCGTTACTTTGGAAGATTCTAACGATTATCTGACCGATACTTTAGGTTTCggtaaggaaaaaagattaaagGTCTTCGAAGGCGTGTTAGATGATACTAAGTCTTTTAGGCAAGGTTTCATGGAAATGCTGGAATCCATCCACACCCCTTTCCCTGAGTGTATCAAGATcttagaaaagaaaattcgattgGATCCTGGTTTCAAGGATACATTCGAATGGgctcaagaaaatgatgtcCCTGTCATCGTTGTTTCCAGCGGAATGAAACCAATTATCAAGGTTTTATTGACCAGATTAGTTGGACAAGAGTCTATTCACAAAATTGACATTGTTTCCAATGAAGTGGAAATCGATGCACATGATCAATGGAAAATCATCTATAAGGATGAAAGTCCCTTCGGACATGACAAATCCAGAAGTATCGATGcttataaaaagaaatttgaatCTACCTTGAAAGCAGGTGAACAAAGACCCGTTTACTTTTACTGTGGTGACGGTGTTTCTGATCTAAGTGCTGCAAAAGAATGTGATTTGCTATTTGCCAAAAGAGGTAAAGATTTGGTCACTTATTgtaaaaaacaaaacgTCCCATTCCATGAATTCGATACCTTCAAAGACATCTTGGCTAGCATGAAACAAGTTCTGGCTGGTGAAAAGACAGTCGCTGAATTGATGGAAAATTAGTGCAAGACTCTTACGAAATATTAAAGTTTAATACCGTGTAACTGCCTCTTACATATGTATGCATATATACGTACGTactatatttttcttgtatatcttttttattgtctGAGAGAAAgaacatcaaaaaataaaggaagatCCTCCTCGGATTTAGCATGCTTAATGCCGAATCTTTAATACAAAACGAATGATATTTCAAGTATACTAATTAGAAATCAATCAAACATACCAAAAGGGACAGTAAAGAGAAAAGCAGGAGCTCTCTTTTAGGGGAAAAGTAAAATGTGATTAGTATTTCGTTGCGTGTACTAGTCAACTCTTCTTGTCATTCTTAAATTTACATTAATTACCCCAATTTTGCATCTTCGTATATAAGAGTGTTCCCCTTATAAGCTTTCTCCTGCACATACCTGCAGTAAACACAAGCAACACTTTAGAGATAGTTGTCCAAGTTAAAATGAGTAAAATTAAAGTTGTTCATCCCATCGTGGAAATGGACGGTGATGAGCAGACAAGAGTTATTTGGAAActtatcaaagaaaaattgatattGCCATATTTAGATGTGGATTTAAAATACTATGACCTTTCAATCCAAGAGCGTGATAGGACTAATGATCAAGTAACAAAGGATTCTTCTTATGCTACCCTAAAATATGGGGTTGCTGTCAAATGTGCCACTATAACACCCGATGAGGCAAGAATGAAAGAATTTAACCTTAAAGAAATGTGGAAATCTCCAAATGGAACAATCAGAAACATCCTAGGTGGAACTGTATTTAGAGAACCCATCATTATTCCAAAAATACCTCGTCTAGTCCCTCACTGGGAGAAACCTATAATTATAGGCCGTCATGCTTTTGGTGACCAATATAGGGCTACTGACATCAAGATTAAAAAAGCAGGCAAACTAAGGTTACAGTTTAGCTCAGATGACggtaaagaaaacatcGATTTAAAGGTTTATGAATTTCCTAAAAGTGGTGGGATCGCAATGGCAATGTTTAATACAAATGATTCCATTAAAGGGTTCGCAAAGGCATCCTTCGAATTAGCtctcaaaagaaaactacCGTTATTCTTTACAACCAAAAACACtattctgaaaaattatgaTAATCAGTTCAAACAAATTTTCGATAATTTGTTCGATAAAGAATATAAGGAAAAGTTTCAGGCTTTAAAAATAACGTACGAGCATCGTTTGATTGATGATATGGTAGCACAGATGCTAAAATCAAAGGGCGGGTTTATAATCGCCATGAAGAATTATGATGGCGATGTCCAGTCTGACATTGTGGCACAAGGATTTGGGTCTCTTGGTTTAATGACGTCCATATTGATTACACCTGATGGTAAAACGTTTGAAAGCGAGGCTGCCCATGGTACGGTGACCAGACATTTTAGAAAACATCAAAGAGGCGAAGAAACATCAACAAATTCAATAGCCTCAATATTTGCCTGGACAAGGGCAATTATACAAAGAGGAAAATTAGACAATACAGATGATGTTataaaatttggaaacTTACTAGA from Saccharomyces cerevisiae S288C chromosome XIV, complete sequence encodes:
- a CDS encoding uncharacterized protein (hypothetical protein; YNL011C is not an essential gene) translates to MNVVVCSGGTATNSLTPCFSNISILKGHELTYILPISDNGGSTSEILRIVGGPAIGDIRSRIVRLLQDEQLVELFGHRLPNDKLLAKKEWNEIVEGSHPIWKNISIEVKEMCRSFIIHMQAELLKKIKHSNPFQFESASIGNFFLTGARLFLGSLDASIELMMRIGRCSPLVHVIPCINTNHTHHISALLTNGEMITGQSQISHPSKSVPKDNSIAHSAKFIHLLGSYDDHLKILLDDEEEEAEEEYANPIYILPELKNSQLHFDKLDESQNLPAPVHRILYINPYGEEIKPMGNPRAISKVKKADMVVYSIGSLMTSLLPILILGNLAEVILESNNTKKVLLINNKYDREVFGLDGLHYVQMIIDSMSRAIAGYRQSKGVHSENDDFEWQDFITDIVYLKNGEIEIDETIFEKHSIRCHQIASSDKMESEELEKVLNQIGLKN
- the IDP3 gene encoding isocitrate dehydrogenase (NADP(+)) IDP3 (Peroxisomal NADP-dependent isocitrate dehydrogenase; catalyzes oxidation of isocitrate to alpha-ketoglutarate with the formation of NADP(H+), required for growth on unsaturated fatty acids; IDP3 has a paralog, IDP2, that arose from the whole genome duplication) — encoded protein: MSKIKVVHPIVEMDGDEQTRVIWKLIKEKLILPYLDVDLKYYDLSIQERDRTNDQVTKDSSYATLKYGVAVKCATITPDEARMKEFNLKEMWKSPNGTIRNILGGTVFREPIIIPKIPRLVPHWEKPIIIGRHAFGDQYRATDIKIKKAGKLRLQFSSDDGKENIDLKVYEFPKSGGIAMAMFNTNDSIKGFAKASFELALKRKLPLFFTTKNTILKNYDNQFKQIFDNLFDKEYKEKFQALKITYEHRLIDDMVAQMLKSKGGFIIAMKNYDGDVQSDIVAQGFGSLGLMTSILITPDGKTFESEAAHGTVTRHFRKHQRGEETSTNSIASIFAWTRAIIQRGKLDNTDDVIKFGNLLEKATLDTVQVGGKMTKDLALMLGKTNRSSYVTTEEFIDEVAKRLQNMMLSSNEDKKGMCKL
- the PYP1 gene encoding putative phosphoric monoester hydrolase (Sugar alcohol phosphatase; polyol phosphatase that hydrolyzes sorbitol-6-phosphate, ribitol-5-phosphate, and (D)-glycerol-3-phosphate, maintaining phosphoglucose isomerase (PGI) activity in the presence of PGI-inhibitory sugar alcohols; expression correlated with growth rate; GFP-fusion protein localizes to the cytoplasm and nucleus; homozygous diploid mutant displays increased glycogen accumulation; member of the haloacid dehalogenase (HAD) superfamily) — protein: MVKAVIFTDFDGTVTLEDSNDYLTDTLGFGKEKRLKVFEGVLDDTKSFRQGFMEMLESIHTPFPECIKILEKKIRLDPGFKDTFEWAQENDVPVIVVSSGMKPIIKVLLTRLVGQESIHKIDIVSNEVEIDAHDQWKIIYKDESPFGHDKSRSIDAYKKKFESTLKAGEQRPVYFYCGDGVSDLSAAKECDLLFAKRGKDLVTYCKKQNVPFHEFDTFKDILASMKQVLAGEKTVAELMEN